The Thiorhodovibrio frisius genome segment ACATGCTGCCGGTCGCGGCAACGATCACGCCTACGCCTGCATGATCGCGAGCCGCTGTGGCGGACAGGGCGCGCTGCCCGATTGGCTGGGACTGGAATCCGCCGCGTTCGGCTGTTTGATGCGCTGGCACTTTCCTGGAGTCGAACTTGGCGGCGCTGTCGCCACGGGCGCGCGCCTTGCAGCTGAGCGCATGGAGGAGGTGGCCGACCTGGTGCGTATCTTGCTCATGGACAAGGCAGGCGATTCGCCCTCGGAAGTGTGGATGGCACACGTGATTGCCGCCGGCTGTTGCGGCGACGATCATCTTTGGCAAGACCTGGGCCTTTGGGACAGAGCCGAACTCACCGCACTGATGCAGCGTAACTTTCCCGCGCTGGCATCGCGCAATGTCAAGGACATGAAGTGGAAGCGTTTCCTTTACAAGCAATTGTGCGAATCTGAAGGCATCTACAGCTGCCGTGCGCCGAGCTGCGGCCAATGTGTGGACTATCATGCTTGTTTCAGTCCTTGATCCCGAAGCGCTGTTTCTTGCCCGCGCCGATTCGGGCGAACTCATCCGCCGTCGCGCGGTTGGGGCTTACCTTGGCCTCGCGGTCGGCGATGCCCTGGGCGCAACCGTCGAGTTCCTTATGCCGCGCGAGATTCAGGCCGAATATCGCGTGCACAAAGATATGCACGGCGGCGGCTGGCTGAAACTGCGCAAAGGCCAGGTCACGGATGACACCGAGATGGCGCTGGCTCTGGGGCGCGGGATTTTGCAGGCGGGCCAGGTTGAAGCGCAGGCAGCGGCTGAGGCATTCAGTGACTGGATGAGCGCCAAGCCGGTCGACATCGGCAACACCGTGCGTCGAGGTATTGCCCATTTTCGCCAAAGTGGCGAAACCGAAATGCCGGAGAACGACTACGACGCCGGCAATGGCGCCTGCATGCGCTGCCTGCCGGTGGCTCTGGCGACGCTCGGCGCGGATATCGAAGTGGTCGACCAGGCCAACCGGATTCAGGCCCATGTTACCCACCACAACAGGCTTTCGGACGCCGGCACCCTGTGCATCATCCGCATGGTGCAGGCCGCCATTCTGGGCAGTGACAAAAATGGCCTGAAGCTACTGGCCGAATCTCTGGTCGCCGAGGAAGCCCGCTTTGGCTTTGAGCGCAAGCGCATCGACAACCCAAGTGCCTATATCGTGGATACCCTCAAAGTGGTGTTCCAGGCTTTGTTCGCAACCGACAGCTTCGAGAACGCGCTGATTGAAGCCGTCAATCGTGGCGGCGATGCCGATACCACGGGTGCCATCGTCGGTATGATCGCCGGCGCCTTGCATGGCCCGGCCAATATCCCCGTGCGCTGGAGCCGGCACTTAGAGCGCCGCATCAAGCAGGAGGCCGTCAGCCAGGCCCACGCGCTGCTCGCACTCTCGCCTTTCGTGCGCAGCGGTCAGGTCAGCTGAGGCGGGTTCTGGTAGAGGCGAATTCCAGGTCGCCTTGGGTTGACTTGGATGTCAACACTCCCAGCCAGCAGTTTCCAGCCCAATGCCTTAACCATCCCCTAGCAACTCAAGCAAAATTCTCCAGGCCTCCGCTTTCTGTGCCAGCGTGAGACGCGCCATCGCTGGGCTGGTCGATGGCAACTGATGTTGCGGCAAGTCAACCGGCCTGGCGCTAAGCGCAGGCCCAATGTGGCGGCGAAATTCCCGCGCCGCTGTGCCGCCATTAAACAAAATTGCACCGATGGTCGGCTGTTCACCAAGCAACTCCGCGATGGGATTCACCACCACGCTAGCGGCATCAATGGCTGTATCCGCGCTGCCCTCGCGTGCACAGCGGGCAATTACATCCCAGAGCGCTACCTCGCGTTCAGCCAAAGCCGTGCAGCGCTCAGGGTAGGGCAGGTCCGCCGGCCAGCCAAATAGTTGCGCCATAATCGGCCAGAAGGCATTGCGCGGATGACCATAGTATTGCCGCTGTGCAAGGGATGCCGCGCTCGGCATCGAGCCTAGCACCAGAACTCGCGGCGCAGGCCCAAGAATGGGCGGAAAACCGGTAAGCTCCCGAGCCATGGCGTCAAACTCCTCAGGCGTTGCTGGCAACCGGTACCAATGCCGCTGCCGTTCGCAGCACCTCTACGCCAGCCCCGGCCCGATGCGCCTGCTCACTTAAGAGCCGCCGCCAGCGCCGCGCCCCCGGGCAGCCATTGAACAGCCCCAGCAGATGTCGGCTGATACTATTGAGCGGCACGCCTTCGCCGAGGCAGCGCTCGACGTAAGGATAAAACCGCTCTAGCACCTGATGCCGGCTTGGCAGCGGATGAGCATCGCCAAACAATTCAGAATCCGCCGCCGCCAGCAGCCAGGGGTTCTGATAGGCCTCGCGGCCGATCATCACGCCATCGAGTCTTTCGCACCAATATTGTGCTTGCTCCAAGGTGGTGATGCCGCCATTGAGCACCAGTGGCAGCCTGGGAAAATCCGCCCGCAGTTGCAACGCCACATCGTAGCGCAGCGGCGGTACCTCGCGGTTCTCGCGCGGACTCAAGCCCTGCAACCAGGCCTTGCGCGCATGCAGAACCAGCAGATCGCAGCCAGCGGCAGAAATCCGCGTCACAAAATCGGCCAGTTCTTCGTAACTATCACGGTCATCAATGCCAATGCGCGTCTTCACCGACACGGGTATTGAGACGGCGGCTTTCATGGCGGCGACGCAGTCAGCCACCAACTCGGGCTCGGCCATCAGGCAAGCGCCGAAACGCCCGTTCTGAACCCGATCCGACGGACAGCCGACATTCAGATTGATCTCATCATAGCCCCAGTCCGCGCCCATGCGCGCGCAACGGGCCAGCTCTGCCGGGTCCGAACCTCCAAGCTGCAAGGCCAGCGGGTGCTCGGCCGGATCAAAGCGCAGAAAGCGGCCAGTGTCGCCATGAATCAGCGCCCCGGTAGTAATCATCTCTGAATATAACCAGGTATGACGGCTGATCAGACGCGCGAAGAAGCGGAAATGCTTGTCCGTCCAATCCAGCATCGGGGCGACCGAAAGCGCCCTTACCCCGCATTGTTGCGGTATTTCAGGTTCAGAGTTAGTTTTCACGCCATTTTCCGTGCCGATAAAATCTTAGGTGTTTCATGTTCTAGCTGCGTGCTGCCAAATTGTTTCAGAAGTGCTAGGTGGCGCATCCCAGTCAATCGGCATGAATCGCCTGGAACAGCAGTGCGAGGAACGCCGGGAAGAAGCCGTTAGCGATGGCCAAGTGGACCGCAAAACTACCCGCGACCAAAGCGGCGCAGGCACCTAATGCGCCAATCTGCGCTCAATATCGCGAGCGAAATGTAAACTTTGGTTTTTCGGGACGCCTGCCTGATCGCAAAATTCTATCCATCGTGTTGCGGCAGCGGCGACTTCGGCGCGAATCGAATCCGCACGGAAAGCAGATAGGCCGAAAGCGCGTCCGAGTGCTGTCAGTGCGGCTTGCGTCGGGCAATGCCCGGTTGACCCGAAATGCAGAACATGTTCACTGCGGTTTAAGACGTCCGGCAGCAGATCGTAAGCTGGTGTCAGGCACCAGCCAACATCAGTATCCTGAAGGGAGAAATTTTTTAGGTGGTCGTCGGTATTGCCGAGTATGGCATTGAGTACAGCCTGGCGATAAAGCATAGGCAAATCGCGTTCAGGGGCATCCGAAACAGCGCGAATCGAGTCGGCTAAATCGACATACCCAAGTTGGTACCAGCCTCGCGCATCAAGTAGCGTTTGAGCGCTTAGCATGTGCCTGCGCCCACCATTTGCGCAATCGAAGCGCTCAATGAGCAAGGCTGTATGCCGACCGAAAGTCGCAATGCGAAAATTCGGCACATCCAGGCCGGCTGATCGAGCCAGTGCCAGGCTGGCCGCCTCTAGGCGAACAATATCGTAGCTATCGTGGGCGGAGGCCAGTTTGGCCAAGCAGGATCGCCCTTGATCCTCCAGCAGGAGTTTTGGGCGAGCGCCGCCCGGAGAACTGGCGGCTTGGAATAGGGCGCGCAGATGCAACTCTTCAACGGAAGACGGATCACGTTCATAGCGCTGCGCCGCTTCGATAAGGTCCTCCGTGCCACACAGAACTGACAATGCCGGTGTTGGTGGCTCATCCCTGCTGCTGTAGACCAGAGCGCCTAGACCATTGGCGCCCAAGCAATCCAGTAAGTAAGCGGGATGTTGATTACTGCGTGCGAGGTGATGTTGCCGGATCAGCAACGCGCGTCCCCAGCTGTCCGGCAACGAATCTTCAAAAACACCATGTAGACCAGATTCCGGTGCGGAAGCTGAAAACACATTGGGCGCAAGTGGCAGATGCACAGGATCGAGCGCTCTTGCCTCGGGATGATTGAGGTAGGCTCTGGCGTAGCGAAACTCCCCCCGCCGGCGCCCTCCGGCGGTTCTATCAGGATCGCTGATCCGGATTTCCCCGACGGGCAACTGGACTCCTGTGGTAGTGCATCTCCAGACGTTGAGTCTCATCTTGGTCGCGCGCGCTGTCGCTTCATGTCCGCATCGAATAAGGATTCTAGAAACAATGCGTCGATTTCCCCGATGTTGCCGTACAGCCGGATTGCCCGCACCCAGAGCCCAACGGGTGCCGACGGGTCACCTTGCTCCAGTTTGCGATAGGTTGGCACCGAAACGCCAATCCGAGCTGCCGCCCGATACTGGGGCTCGTTCGCCAGTACCCGACGCCGCCTTAAGCGAGCACCAAGCGCGTTGAGCCTCTGATTTTCAGTATCTGTTAAGGTAAGCATCGTTTGCATTATAGCGAATCAAGGTACCAACAGAAAACATGTTTTCTGTTGGTGGCGCTTGCGGAGCAGGCATGGAACTGAGGCCGATCTTTACCCAGGGCGGGTGCGGGCGGGCGCCTCCGAGTCCGAGATCGTCATCCTCAAGCAGTGGCCTGGGATACCGGACTATGCACAGGAAAGGGTCTTGGAGCGGTTTTTCTCCCTGGCGCGCCCGGGTGAGAGCCGCAAGAGCAACGGGCTTGGCTTGAGCTGTGTGCGTGAAGTCGCTGCTTTGCATCAGGGTCGGATCCTGCTGGACTGAAAGGAGACAAGCGCCACCGGCCCGAATGCTGAGGCCTCGGCATTCGGGTACCATGACGCGCAAGGACCGGCGCGGCTCTGTGGCGGCAACACCATCCATGGGAGCAATCCTGCCATGAGTATCCCCAAACCCGAGCATTCTTCGGCGCCGGCGGACGCCGTTCTGGCACGACTGGAAGACAATCTCGCGCGCGTCATCCGTGGTCAATCCGAGGCCATTCGGCTGCTGCTGGTCGCGCTGCTGAGCGGCGGGCATGTGCTGCTCGAAGACCTCCCCGGCACTGGAAAAACCACGCTGGCCAAGGCACTGGCGCGCTCGCTCAAGGCGGACTTCAATCGGGTTCAGTTCACGCCGGACTTGTTGCCGACGGACATCTTGGGTGTGTCGGTGTTTGATCCTGGTGCGCGCACCTTCGAGTTTCGCTCCGGTCCTGTTTTTACCCAGATTCTGCTGGCCGATGAGATCAACCGCGCCTCGCCACGCACTCAGTCGGCGCTGCTCGAGGCGATGGGCGAGGGCCAGGTTAGCATTGAGGGACGTGCGCGGGCGCTTGACGCGCTGTTTTTCGTCATTGCGACCCAGAATCCCATCGAATTCCACGGCACCTATCCGCTGCCAGAGGCTCAGCTTGATCGCTTTGCGATGCGCTTTCGTCTTGGCTATCTCTCGCCAGAGGTGGAAGCCGCCGTGCTGAGCGAGCGCCGTCTGGGCGAGCCGCTCGACAGTCTCGAGCCGGTTGCTACACCAGCGGAAATTCTCGCCCTGCGCGCGGCGGCGGCGGAGGTGACGGTCAGCCCGGCAGTGGCCCGTTACATGGTCGATCTGACCCGCGCGACCCGGAGTGCCGAGGGCGTGACTCTGGGCGCTGGGCTGCGTGCGTCACTCACGCTGATGAAATGCGCTCAGGCGCTGGCGTTGCTTGAGGGGCTGGATTTCGTTACGCCTGATCAGGTGCAGCGCCTCGCGGTACCGGTGATTGCGCACCGCCTCGGGCTCGACAGCCAGGCGCGTTTTGCCGGCCAGAGCGCCGAGGCAGTGGTGCGCGATCTGCTCGAGCATCTGGACCCGCCGCGCTGAGCGCATCGCACCGATGAGCGGGAGTTTGCTGCGGGCGGCACTCTATCCGGGCCTGCGCCGACTGGAGAGCTGGCAGCGCTATCAGCGCGACGGCTTGACACCGCTGGGGCGTCTGGTGCTTGCGATGGGTTTTGCCGCAGCAATTTTTGGGTTCGACACGCGGCTCAATCAGCTCTACCAGCTTTTTACGCTGGCGTTGTCGCTGTTGCTTTTCTCGGGTTTGGCCGCGTTGGTCGATTCCTGGCGACTGCGCGGACGTGTTATCGCCAGCCGGGAATTGCCGCGCACTGCCTGTCTGGGTATGGCGCTCGAGTATCGCGTGCGGTTGCAGGTGCTTGGTGGGCGCGGCGCGCGCGGGCTTTTTCTCGCCGAGCGCCTGCCCGATCCGACGCCGACCCGCGCGCAGTTTCGCGACCCGCGTGAGGGCGGCGATTTGAGCGATGGTTGGTTCGATCGGATCATGGGGTATCCGAGATGGCAGCGGTTGCGGCGGCATAATCGCGTGGCCAGCCCCGGCGAGCCGATTGCGATCAGCCCGTTGATGGATGGCGCAGACACCCATGTGCGCCTGCGCCTGGTCCCCCAGCGGCGCGGCTATCTGCGCCTGCGCGGACTCTGGCTGACGCGGCCCGACCCACTTGGTCTGGTGCGGACGCGGGTGAGCATTCCCTGCGAACAATCCCTGCTGGTGTTGCCCATGCGCTACCCGGCGCCGCAACTCAGGCTTCCCGGACGGCGCCAGTATCAGCCCGGGGGCTGGACGCTGGCCTCGGCGGTGGGAGACTCCCAGGAGTTTATCGGCTTGCGTGAATATCGCCCCGGGGATTCGCCGCGCATGATCCACTGGCCGAGCTGGGCGCGCAGCGGCAGCCCGCAGGTGAAGGAGTATCAGGATGAATTCTTCACCCGCCATGCCTTGGTGCTGGATACCTTTAGCGCAAGCGCCCTGGATGCTGATTTTGAGGCCGCCGTCAGCGTGGCTGCGTCCCTGTGTGATCGCATTGGCGATGCCGACAGTCTGCTCGATCTGCTGTTCGTCGGCGCCGAGACCTACTGCGTCACTGGCGGTCGCGGTTTAGGCGGCACTGGGCAGTTTTTGGAAGTGCTTGCCTGTGCTCAAGCCAGTCCCCATGGGTCGGTCGCGCAGCTCGAGCAGGCACTGCTCAGGCGCATGGGTCAGCTCAGTGCGCTGGTCCTGGTGTTACTTGGCTTCGATCAGGCACGACGCAATCTGGTCAGCGCACTCCAAGCTAGCGGGCTGCCGCTGCGGGTTCTGGCGATCTCCACTCAGCCGGCCGAGGCGCTGAACGCCGGCTGGACGGGGCCGCAGGTGCAGCCCATCCATCGCGGGCGCATCGCTGAGGATTTGGCGCGCATATGAACCGCGAACCGCCCTTGGTTTTCGTTCTGCCGTTGCTGCTGTGGAGCTGGCAGACCGGCGCCTGGCTTCCGGGGATGGCCCTCGCGGTCTGGTTCGAGTGGTCGCAACGCGCGACCTGGCGCTGGCAGATCGCGGACAAGACGCTCGAGCGCCTGGTCGATTTGACCAGTCTGGCGCTGGTTGTCCTGGTGCTCTTTGAATACAGTCGCGCGCCCTTGTCAGCCGGCATTTTTTCCGCCTTGCGCTGGTCTCCGGTGCTGCTTGCCCCCCTGCTGTCGGCGCAAGTGCTGAGTGCGCGAGATGGCATCAGCTACCGGGCTTTGTTCTTGTCTCAGCGTCGCAGCCGCTCGCCCGAAGCCGATCAGCTGCTGGACCTCAAACCCGTCTATCTGGTGTCAGCTTTGCTGGCCGCCGGGGTGGGAGCTCAGGCGCAAACGCCTTACGGCTATTTGGGTGGGCTACTGCTGCTCTGCCTTTGGGTCTGCGCCTGGCAGCCTCGGCCTGCAGGGCGACGGCAATGGGCGTTGGGCCTTGCACTGCTCGTCCTGACCGGGGCTTTGGCCTTTGTCGGGCAGCTGGCATTAAGCCAGGCGCAGCAACGCATCGAAGACCTTGCGGTCACCTGGATGAGCGGGTTGCTCTGGAGTGATCGGGACCCCTACCAGGCGCGCACCGCGCTTGGCGATATCGGCGAGCTGAAGTTGTCTGATCGCGTCCTCTATCGCGTCACCACCGAGACGCCCCTGACCCAGGCCCTGCTGTTGCGCACTGCGGCCTATGATCGCTACGTCAACACCACCTGGTTCTCGAACGAGCGCGAATTCGTCGCCGTGCCTCGCGTCGGGGATGGCTGGCAGTGGGCGTCCGGGGCCTTGTCCTCGGTCCCGTCCGCGGCGAGCCGGGGCGGCGGGAGCCTGCGAATCGGCAGCTATCTGCAACGGCGCGGACACCTCTTGCCCATGCCCATAGGCACTTGGCGCCTGAGCGATCTGCCGGTCGAGAGCCTGGAGCGACAATTGCTCGGCGCGGTCAAGGCCAGTGACGGGCCGCCGCTGATCCGCTATCGGGCGGACTATTCTGAGGGGGCTGGAGATGATCGACCGCCGCAGGAGAGCGATCTGCGCGTGCCCAAGCCAGAGCAGTCCGTCTTGCAGGCTCTGGTCGGCGAGCTGGGTTTGAGCGATCAGAACACCGCGACCGCAATTCGCCGGGTGCGGGAGTATTTTGCCACCCATTTTCGCTACAGCCTGCAATTGCCGGGATCGACACCCGGTCAGAGCGCAGTTGAGCACTTCTTGACGGAAAGCCAGCGCGGACACTGCGAGTTTTTTGCCTCTGCCACAGTGCTCCTGCTGCGTCAGGCCGGCGTGCCAGCGCGCTATGCGGTGGGCTATTCGGTGCAGGAGCCAGATGGATCGCCGGGCAAGTATCGCGTGCGCCGCAGCCACGCCCATGCCTGGGCGCTCTATTGGGATGCTGGGCGTTGGCACAACCTGGACACGACCCCGGCGCTCTGGGCGGAGCTGGAAGCTGATGATCGCCCTTTCTGGCAGCCGGTCGCGGATCTGTGGTCGCGGCTGTGGTACCAGTTCAACCTCAGTCGGTTGGAACCTGGGCAGAGCACGCCACCCTGGCTGTGGGGCGTTCTCGCGCTGCTCTTTGCGCTGCTTGCCTACCGGCTGCGACTTGGTGAGCGCTGGAGAGCTGGCCGCGAGCGGCGCAAAGGAGAAGGCGCGGCATCGCTAGACAGTCCGCTTGCGCCCATTTCGGAAGTGCTGACCCGCGCCGGCTGGCCGCGCCGCCCGGGTGAGACTGACCGCCAGTGGCTGCTGCGCTGCCAGCGAACTGGCCGTCGTGCGCATGGAGTGCCGGATGTCGATGTCCTCTTGGCGCTGAATGATCGCGCCCGCTTTCGCCCTGGCGGACTGAACCGAGAAGAGACCGCCTGCCTTCAGACCGAGGTCGAACAGTGGCTGCGCACCTGGAAAAGCGGTCGACCCGAAAGCGACAGCGAGCGCTCCCCATCCGCGCTTTGAAGTTGGCAGGATGCAACCCGCGACATCGTCAAGCTCAACGCCCACACTGATAAGAATGATCGGTTAACGACGCAAGTAGAATAGGAATGTCGCACATGGCCTGCGGTTTATCGGGGCGGTCTCGTTCGGTCAGTGTCGGTCACAATGTCGACTCCACCTCAAAGCCCACCACCGTGCGCTGCTCACGGCTAAACTCCACGCCGATGAGATGGATCGGCAGGCCCTCGGCGCGGTACTGGTCAGCATAGCCTTGGTCCTTGATCTGTTGCAGGGCGCGGCCCTCCGGCGCCAGCTCGACGACCTTGAACTCAAACAGGTAGAGGTTGCCGTTAAAGCGCAGCGCCATATCCAGCCGCCCGGCATTGCTGCTGTCTTCTGGCGTCAGGTCCAGTCCCAGAGATGCGAAGTAGGCGTAAAACACGCTGGCGTAGTAGCCCTCGTACTGGGCAATGGGATTGTTGCGGTACCAATCGTGCGGGATGCTGGCAAAGAAGGCGGTGAACAGCGCCTCCAGGCCGGCGAAGTCGTTTTGCTGCAACAGCCGATACAGCGACTTGCGTTGGCGCACCTCCACCGCCCCGGCCGGGGTCCAGGCATCCAACAGCGCCCCGGTGAGGCTCTGAGAGACCTCGCGATTCGGATAACGCAACCGGTAGAAGTAATTGCCACCGATGTTCTCCTCAACATCAATGGTCAGATAACCGCTCTGAAACAGCAACGCCTCGCTGGTCATGCGTTCCGCGTCGAAGCAAGACAGCAGCGCGGCATCGGTTTCCAATTGACCGAGTTCCGGTAGCCAGGTTTGGCGTTGGGTCAACAGATCAATCAAAAACGTCGGCGTCGCAGTCTCGAACCACCAGGGACGGAACTGGCGCTCCTGGAACAGCAGTAGCAGATCGAAGGGATTGTAGACCGCTACGCCGGTCCAGTTGTAGCCGTTGTACCAAGCGCGGATCTCCTTGCGGTTAAGGCCGTCGAGTTCTGGAGCGAAGACGGTGTCGAGATCGGCCTCGGTATAGCCGCAGATTGCCGAATACTCGGCCGAGACGGTGATGTCACGTAGGTTGTTCAGTCCCGAAAACAGGCTCACCTTGCTGAACTTGCTCACGCCGGTTAGAAAGGCAAAGCGAATATGCGCATCGGCACCTTTGATGACGGAATAGAGATTGCGCAGGCCGTCGCGCAGCTGGCGGGCAGTGTCCGTATCGGTCAGATTGTCCAGAATGGGTTTGTCGTACTCATCCACCAGCACCACCACGCGCTCTCCGGTGTGCGCATGGACGTTGCGCAGCAGATCGCCGAAGCTTCCGGCAATATCCAGGCCGGGATGAATCTCCACGCCCAGCGCTTGGCAATTGATGCGCAGCAGATCTTTGATGCGCCGATCCAACTGTGCCCGCGAGGCCATCACTCCTTCGGCAAAGCTCAGGCGCACCACCGGATAAGGCCGCGCCCAGTCCCAGTGGGTCTGTGCGTGCAGCCCTTCAAACAGCGGTGCGTTGGCGCTGAACAACTCCGCCAGGGTATCGAGGAACAGCGATTTGCCGAAGCGGCGCGGGCGGGAGAGAAAATAGTACTTGCCCTGCTCAATCAATCGCAGCGCAAAGGGGGTCTTGTCGACGTAGTAATGCCCGCCCTCGCGGATCTCGCGAAAGGTCTGGATGCCGATGGGTAAGGATTTGCGTTGCATGGGCCGACCTCAATGAGCATGCCGAGGGCCATTCTAGCGCGCTTGGCGCGGTTCGAGCTTCACCGCCCCGAAACATGAATCCGCGCGATGGCGGCAAGGATGCACCGTCTTGCAGCGCCTGGTGGGTTTTGCGCGATGACGGTGCGGCGGCGTGCGCTGCTGCGGTTGCGTCAAGAGTGATCGGAATTTTTTGCCATGATAATTGTGCGGAGTGCGGCGATTTGAAAGGGCGAAAACCACCATTTGGCTGATGGAGCGCAAGAGATTGCGCGTTTGGCTAGGCCAATGGCGTCACCAGCCGCATGAGCAAGATTTGGCACGCGTTTCGCTTATAAAAAATTGCAGACGGACGAGCTTTTTCTTTTGTCGAGTTCCGTTTTCCAACCTCCTCAGTGGTGAATTGCCCCGGGCGTTAGCTCGGGGCATTTTTTTTTTGGGGGGGCAGCAGCTTCCATCCACCGAGGCGGCCGGGAGCGTGAGCCTTAGGCCGCGAGTCCAAGCCATTCGAGTACCGCGGGAATGTCTTCGCGGGTATCGACACCCGGGCCTAGGGGCGCGCATGCCTCTTCGACCTGAATACGCTCGCCATGCCAGAGCACGCGCAATTGCTCGAGCGCCTCGACCTGTTCCAGAGGCGCGGGCGGCCAGGCAAGAAAACGGGCGAGAAAGCCGACCCGATAGGCGTACAGCCCGATGTGGCGCTGAAGTGTCAAGCCAGAGGGGAGCTGTGCGCGATCACCAAGAAAGGCGTCGCGATGCCAGGGAATGGGAGCGCGCGAGAAGTAGAGCGCTCTGCCTTCGGCGTCAGTCACCACTTTCACGATGTGCGGATCGCTCAGTGCCTGGGCCGCGTTGATGGGCGCGGACAGGGTTGCCATACCGAGTTCTGGATGCTGTTCGAGCGTGGCGGCGACCTGATTGATCAGGGCGGCTGGGACGCAGGGTTCGTCCCCTTGCAGGTTCACGATGATGGTGTCGGCTTCCCAAGCGCGCAGCCGCATTGCCTCGCCGATTCGATCAGAGCCGCTCGGGTGGTGCGTGGAGGTCATCAGGGTCTCTGCGCCAAATCCCCGGCAGACGTGTTCGATGCGTGCATCGTCGGTTGCGACCAGTATCTCTGCGGCCAGGCTTTTGCGGGCACGCTCCCAGACATGGGCAATGAGCGGCTTGCCGCCAATATCCACCAGCGGCTTGCCGGGCAGGCGCGAGGCGCCATGGCGAGCGGGAATGACCACCTTGAAGGGCGATTGGGGCTTGGTGACGTCGGTCATTGAGTTCAACCGGGTGGCTCCATGGCTTTGGTTGACGATGGCGCGCGGGCGGCTTCGAGGAGGCGAATATGTTGTTCAAGCGCGTTGATGAAAGCGGCATTGGGCACAGCTGTCACCGGCAGATACCAGTGCCGGCGCTCGGCGAAGGCGCGGCACTTGACGGCATCTTTTTCGGTCATCAGCACGGGGCCTTGGGGCCACTGAAGACAGTCTTCGCGGGTGAAGCCATGATGGTCGGGGTAGGGCAGGCGGGTAATGCGC includes the following:
- a CDS encoding transglutaminase family protein, producing the protein MNREPPLVFVLPLLLWSWQTGAWLPGMALAVWFEWSQRATWRWQIADKTLERLVDLTSLALVVLVLFEYSRAPLSAGIFSALRWSPVLLAPLLSAQVLSARDGISYRALFLSQRRSRSPEADQLLDLKPVYLVSALLAAGVGAQAQTPYGYLGGLLLLCLWVCAWQPRPAGRRQWALGLALLVLTGALAFVGQLALSQAQQRIEDLAVTWMSGLLWSDRDPYQARTALGDIGELKLSDRVLYRVTTETPLTQALLLRTAAYDRYVNTTWFSNEREFVAVPRVGDGWQWASGALSSVPSAASRGGGSLRIGSYLQRRGHLLPMPIGTWRLSDLPVESLERQLLGAVKASDGPPLIRYRADYSEGAGDDRPPQESDLRVPKPEQSVLQALVGELGLSDQNTATAIRRVREYFATHFRYSLQLPGSTPGQSAVEHFLTESQRGHCEFFASATVLLLRQAGVPARYAVGYSVQEPDGSPGKYRVRRSHAHAWALYWDAGRWHNLDTTPALWAELEADDRPFWQPVADLWSRLWYQFNLSRLEPGQSTPPWLWGVLALLFALLAYRLRLGERWRAGRERRKGEGAASLDSPLAPISEVLTRAGWPRRPGETDRQWLLRCQRTGRRAHGVPDVDVLLALNDRARFRPGGLNREETACLQTEVEQWLRTWKSGRPESDSERSPSAL
- a CDS encoding ATP-binding protein, whose product is MQRKSLPIGIQTFREIREGGHYYVDKTPFALRLIEQGKYYFLSRPRRFGKSLFLDTLAELFSANAPLFEGLHAQTHWDWARPYPVVRLSFAEGVMASRAQLDRRIKDLLRINCQALGVEIHPGLDIAGSFGDLLRNVHAHTGERVVVLVDEYDKPILDNLTDTDTARQLRDGLRNLYSVIKGADAHIRFAFLTGVSKFSKVSLFSGLNNLRDITVSAEYSAICGYTEADLDTVFAPELDGLNRKEIRAWYNGYNWTGVAVYNPFDLLLLFQERQFRPWWFETATPTFLIDLLTQRQTWLPELGQLETDAALLSCFDAERMTSEALLFQSGYLTIDVEENIGGNYFYRLRYPNREVSQSLTGALLDAWTPAGAVEVRQRKSLYRLLQQNDFAGLEALFTAFFASIPHDWYRNNPIAQYEGYYASVFYAYFASLGLDLTPEDSSNAGRLDMALRFNGNLYLFEFKVVELAPEGRALQQIKDQGYADQYRAEGLPIHLIGVEFSREQRTVVGFEVESTL
- the kdsB gene encoding 3-deoxy-manno-octulosonate cytidylyltransferase — translated: MTDVTKPQSPFKVVIPARHGASRLPGKPLVDIGGKPLIAHVWERARKSLAAEILVATDDARIEHVCRGFGAETLMTSTHHPSGSDRIGEAMRLRAWEADTIIVNLQGDEPCVPAALINQVAATLEQHPELGMATLSAPINAAQALSDPHIVKVVTDAEGRALYFSRAPIPWHRDAFLGDRAQLPSGLTLQRHIGLYAYRVGFLARFLAWPPAPLEQVEALEQLRVLWHGERIQVEEACAPLGPGVDTREDIPAVLEWLGLAA